GCTTACCAAGATTTCCAGAAGGCTACGAAGAAGACTGAACTTCGTGGTGGCGTCATGGAAGGCCGTGTCCTCAGCGCCAATGATGTCAAGGCGATTGGTGAGTTGCCGTCTAAGGAACAGCTCATTGCTCAGATTGCAGGGGCTATCAATGGTGTCGCGACCAAGTTGGCTGTGGGTATCAACGAAGTTCCTGGTTCTCTGGCTCGCGCCATCAAGGCTGTGTCCGAGAAGGACGACCAACAAGCGGCTTAATGCTTTTGGATTCTAGATTTTAGAGTTTGGGCTTGTACCAAGTTCTAGTTTTTCAGGCCAAACGGTTTACGCAAAAAATTCCTAGGAGTTAACTAAATGTCTGCTACAACTGACCAAATTCTGGAACAACTTAAGTCTCTGACTCTGCTAGAAGCAGCTGACTTGGTTAAGCAAATTGAGGAAGCTTTCGGTGTTAGCGCTGCGGCTCCCGCTGGTGGCATGATGATGATGGCTGGGCCTGGTGCTGGCGCTCCTGCGGAAGAAGCAGAAGAGCAAACTGAGTTTACTGTCATGCTTGATGAAGTTCCTGCTGATAAGAAGATTGCAGTTCTGAAAGTTGTTCGAGTTTTGACAGGTCTAGGCTTGAAAGAAGCAAAAGACCTTGTAGAAGCTGCGCCTAAGGCAGTGAAAGAAAATATTGCTAAGGGTGACGCTGAAGATGCTAAGAAGCAACTCGAAGAAGCTGGCGCTAAGGTAACGATCAAGTAAGCTTCCGCTGCTATTCGTTCTATCTCAATGAGCAAAGGAGCCTAAATTAGGCTCCTTTTTTTGGGGCTTTTGTGATGAATAGGCGATCGCCCAGCCTTATCTAAAACCATACGGGATCGCTAGACGGCTAATGCTACTTCAGGTCTAATAAGCCAGTCTCTTTCAACTTAGGATTGAAGCGAATTTGCATCTGAACGCCGCGATCGCGTAGCTGGGCTAAGACTTGCTCTTCGACTCGCCTAGCCACCCGCTTCAGCAGCTTTATTTGAGTCATTTCATCAGCTTCGCGATAATCAGTCTGCTCTTCCTCAGTCATGGCGAGCTTGGCATCAATCGGCTGATTCCAAAGATTTTGCTCCTCCGCATTGCCTACCGGAGTTTTGCCGTTTTCAGAGATCCAAGCATCTCGAATCGCTTCTAGCGCAGTACGATTGGGGCGATCGCTCGTCTGAACTTTGAACCAGTAACAAGCTTGAGGCCGACGCACTAAATGCTGTTGGAGACTGAGATAAATATCTCGTGAGTAGCCAATAAATTGCAGAGTTTGGGCTTGGTCAAAAATTGCATAAACGCCAACTTTCCCTTGAAATTGCTCGTTGACTTGACCAGCATCATCGAGGTAGGGAATGTATTCTAAGTCGGCAAGAATAGGAATATCAGTGATAGAAGTCATGCGTTGCTTAAAGAAATAGTTTTAGTCAATTTTGTGATAGATAGCACACAAGCGACTAGGCTGAAAAATCTTAGCCTTAAACATAAAGTTAGGCGGCACATTCACAATCACATACTGATTAGATTCATAATATTTTTCAAACTCTTGAGGCATACCTTTAGGACTTGACGTGCTATAGGGCACAGGCTGAAATAGTAATCCTGTAAATTCTACTTGCTCACATTGCGACTGTTGAGCCACTTGTTGTAAAAAGGCTTCACTTCTCAACAAGCTAAATAAATCTGCTTGGGCTGATGGCTCCAGAGTAAATCCGCTATCAAAATGTTCAATAATTTTAAGTTTCATTGTTCATAACAGTTCGCTAACTGGGCGATGAAATATCAAACGAAAATGAGGCAGCGATCGCTTAATTTGCACAGAAAAATTAATACTAATTCCTGGGCATTAGCTTTGATGACTACTTTGATTTAGCCTATTAGATTCTGAAGCGTCTGTCAGCAATACCTCTTCATCTTGATATTAAGAATCATGACTTCATCGCTCCATCTAGATGTGCAACTTCGGGCACAAAAAGTATCTGTAGCCTGAAATTTTACTGCTCAATAGGCTTAGGTGATTTTAATTTGACTCCTTCTTAGGCTATAAAACATAGCTGCAATCTCCTAAGTCTTACCTGAGGTATAAAACCCTGCCAAATCTAGCCCCTAGGCTGGTGGAGTGGCAGATAAATGCAGAGTTAGCTCTCGTTAGTTGCCACCCATAAGAAAAAGGAGGAAAGATATGGCTGATTTAGATAAAAATCGAGATTTGAATCAAGGAAATGAGGCTCATGAGGCCGATGCGAACCGTGACCCACTTTCTGGTCAACCCGGTGCTCATCCCGTAGGAACTGGCATTGGTGCCGCTGGAATTGGCACAGTGGGTGCGGTAGTAGGGGGTGTAATTGGTGGTCCTGTCGGCGCAGTGATTGGAAGCGCAGTTGGCGCAGTAGCAGGTGGTTTGGTTGGCAAAAGTGCGGCTGAAGCCGTTGACCCCACCGTTGAAGAGGAATACTGGCGCAATAATTATGCTTCTCGGCCTTATGTAGAACCAGGCCACACCTACGATGATTATCAGTCAGCTTACCGAACAGGGTATGAGGGCTATGGTCGTCATGCAGAGACTGGAAGAAAGTTTGATGAGATCGAACCCCATCTTCGGAGCGATTACGAAACCCGTCATGGCGGTAAAGGTCTAGGTTGGGATAAAGCAAAGCACGCAGCCCGGGATGCTTGGGATAAGGTTGAAAATACAGTCAAAGGTTCTGGCGATCGCAACTCTGGACAAAATCTTGCTAGCCGAGGCGACACTCAACAAGTCAACCTGTACGAAGAAAGACTGATTGCTGACAAAACCCGTGTCAAAACTGGTGAAGTCAACGTTGGTAAGCATGTAGAAACTGAAACTGCCCGCGTTAGCGTTCCGGTTGAGAAAGAGCGTGTAGTTGTAGAGCGCACTACCCCAACGAATGCGGGTAACGCAGTTACACCTGGAGAAGCTACCTTCCATGAAGGAGAAGTAGCACGGGTAGAAATCTATGAGGAGCGAGCTGACATTCACAAAGAGGCGGTACTACGCGAAGAAGTGAATATCAGAAAAGAAGTCGATCATGAGACGGTTCAGGCAGAAGAGCAAATTCGCCGGGAAGAACTAGACATCGATCGCCAAGGTCGTGGAGTGAGCGATCGCTCTAATCCTTTAACCTAACTCTGAGCTAACCAGATAGTTAGGGAATAAGTGCATTGCAATCAGAGTAGATTGCTAGTGTGATCGAGGGTGGGCTTAATGACTAGGCTCACCCTTTTTTCAGATTTCTACAAAGCTCAACGAGCTGCACTCACAATCAACTTGGCTCGTCAAATAGACTTTTTACGTCGGGCTAAAAGACGCGCTGCTAGAAGTCCACCTAGAAAACCGAACAAGTGGCCTTCCCAAGAGATGCCATTGCGAATAGGCAACACTCCCCAGATCAAGCTGCCATAGAGAGTACCGACCAGAAGCGAAACGGCAATCCCCACCATGCTTCTTTCAAAGTAACCCCGTGACACTAAAAAGCCGAAGTAGCCAAAAACAACACCGCTGGCTCCAATGTGAATCGAATTAGCGGAGCCAAACAACCACACACCCAAGCCACTCGCCAGGATTGTAATCAGACTCACGATAAAAAAGTCGCTGATTTCTCGGAGCATCACAAACCATCCCAAAACCAGAAAGGGGATGGTGTTCGCCATTAAGTGCCCTAAACCTCCATGCAAAAACGGGGCAAACAGAATACCCCACAAACCGCTAATACTACGAGGACGGATACCGTAGAGGTTGAGAGCGTTGCGGAAAACAAATAAATCAATAATTTCTAGCAACCAAATACAGACAATGAAGCTGCCTAGAATCAGAGCATGACTTCTGAGTTCACGGGCGATCGCACTTTTATCGTCATTCTTCATGGCTTTGCCTCAGCAGTATCCCACCTGAGATTTGCCCCTTAAATTATCAGGGTCCTGTTCTACAGTTTTAGCTTGCTGAAGGCAGTTTTCTCCATAATTCAATTTTTGAAGGCAACCACAGAGAATTCTCTTACAGTTGCCTTACACCCGTTAAGCCATTACCATGCCGCCATCTACATTCATGACTTGTCCTGTAATGTAGGCAGCCGCTGGGTCAGCAGCAAGGAATTTCACCAAGCCAGCTACTTCCTCTGGCTGTCCATAGCGACCTAGAGGAATAAATTTCAGAATTTCTTCCGTGTGGTTCAAGCCACTGGTCATGTCAGTCGCAATGAAGCCAGGAGCTACAGCATTGACCGTTACCCCCCGACTCGCCAGTTCCTTAGCAACAGTCTTAGTAAAACCAATGACCCCAGCTTTAGCGGCGCTGTAGTTTGCTTGCCCTGGGTTGCCCATTTGGCCTGCCACAGACGTGATATTGACAATGCGGCCAGAGCGTTGCTTCAGCATAATTTTGCTAGCCAATCTGGTACATAGAAACACACCAGTCAGGTTGAGATCAATCACAGCTTGCCAATCTTCCGGCTTCATCCGCAACAGTAAGGTATCGCGAGTAATTCCAGCGTTGTTGACGAGAACATCAATGCGTCCCCATTTTTCCATCACAGCGCTGAACAAAGCATCAACCTGGTCTGCTTTGGAGACATCGGCTTGTAGAGCCACAGCGTCACTGCCCATAGCAGTGATCTCAGCCACGACTTTGTCCGCAGCAGTACTAGAGCTGGCATAGTTGATCACAACATTGGCTCCTTCAGCAGCGAGCGCCAAAGCGACAGAGCGACCAATGCCTCTAGATGCTCCAGTTACGATCGCCACTTGCCCTTGCAATCGTTTCGATGCAGTCTCTTGCAGTGCCTCCATACCTAATTCCTCTTTTCGAATATCAGTAGCCAATCGCTCAATCATCTTAGGGCATTTACGTCCCTACTCTGCTGCTTAACCGATGGGCTGCTTACCGATGGGCTCCTTAACCAAGGCTTCTTAACCGAGGACAGATGAGCTACAAAAGATTTGCATTAGGATCAAAGCAGTGATTCGCAACTGGTTGTGTCCTATGGCTACCAAAAAACAGTTCAGTAACTTTCAAGAATTGTTATCTGGTTCTGAGTTACCAATGCTAGTAGATTTTTATGCGCCTTGGTGTGGCCCTTGCCAAGTTATGGCTCCGATTTTAGAGCAGGTCAATGCTCAAATGAAGGAACAATTGCGCGTCGTGAAAATCAACACAGAAACTTATCCAGAATTGGCATCTCAATACCAAATTCATGCGCTGCCAACGCTGGTCTTATTTAAGGATGGACAGCCAATCGATCGCATAGAAGGTGTGATGCAGGCAAAGCAAATTGTGCAACGCTTACAACCGTTTATTTCAGCAAAGGCTTAGAAATTGCGATCGCACAACTCAATTAAACCTAGCAGTCCTGAAATAAGATCTATAGGTGCTGATCTATCGCGGTGGTTATGCAGTGGGTTAGAACAGCACTACAGGCTTTTAATTGGATTTCTTTTGCTGAGTACTGAGCATGGCTTCGATCCCCTTCATATCTTCAAGAAACTGCTGCTGAGCCATCTCAGAGCTCTTCCTCCAAGCTTCAATTTCAGCTTCTATGGCAGCTAGTTCGGCTGTAGCTTTTTTGTTGCTAGCTCTCATCTCAGCAAACATTTCTCTGCTATTAAACAGCACCCATCCAAACTGCCCAATAGCCACTAACAAATAGATCCAAATATTAATAATTACAATACTGCTGACTACTTCCAGCGATACTCCTGCAAAAAGCAAAGAAAGGATCGCAGCATTGGCACCCAGAAAAATGTATTTGGCATACTTTTTCAAGGCACGAATTACTGGTTTAAGTTCTACTAGCTGAGTGGTTGGTCGCACCATAAAGATTAGTGTAATTCACTATTCTCCACTACAGTGTCCAGTAGACCTGCTCCAGAAATACTGTCAAATTCCTCTGTCCTCCTAGCTCTATGCACCCTCAAAACACCAAAGCTGAATTGCACCGCCTCCTTCAAGATCGCAACGAGCATCCCGAAAAGATCGCTGAAATTGACGCTCAAATTCATGCCATTTTTGCCGAAACTCACGCAATTCTGGTATTGGATATGTCAGGCTTTTCTCGGCTGACGATTCGGCATGGCATTATTCATTTCTTGGCTATGATTCATCGCTTAAGTGCGATCGCCACTCCCCTAATGGAGCAGCAAAAAGGCACCGTAATCAAACAAGAAGCTGACAACCTATTTGCGGTTTTCCCCACAGTTGAGTTTGCGGTGAGCGCTGCGGTGGATGTCTTAAAAAGCTTAGCGGCTGTCAATTCGGGCTTACCAGATGCAATGGATTTGTACGCTAGCATTGGCATCGGCTACGGGGAAGTGCTGCTGGTGGCGGGCAAAGACCTGTACGGCAATGAAATGAATTTGGCTTCCAAATTGGGAGAAGACCTAGCGCGATCGAACGAGATTTTACTGACGGAGTCGGCGTTCCAGCAGTTGCAATCTACTTGGACGTGCGAGGCAATTGAACTCTCTGTTTCTGGCTTGGAGCTAACGGCTTATCAGGTGCAGTTTCCTAAATGATCCCAATTACCGAACACCCAATTGCCTAACAACGGTACAAACGGTATCGGTAGCCATCGGTACGATGCTTGTGCTGTGGATCGGCGATACAACGCTCTCCTGCCAAGAGAGAGGCTAAATTCGTTGTCTCGTCTGGATTAGGAAAGTTGAGCAACCATAGATCCAGCGGGCGAGGCAATTGGCTTAAGGTTTGCTGGAGCGCGATCGCACTAGATAGCGGATTTTGATCTTGGTGGGCCAGCAAGAAGAGGGGATTGGCTAATACCCCTGTGATCGGTTGGCGTTTCAGCTCCCAAGCCAAACCCATCAGCCTGCCTGTTTGTCCATGAGTCATATGGGCGATCGCGATCAAGGGAGGAGATTGAGCCGCTTGCTGAAGATGTTGCACCACCACATCAGGGCGATGAGTTTTCTGATAACCCAATCCTGTCGCAACGGTCAGGCCACTGAGCAGGCCAACCAGCCAAACAATCATCACCACTGTTTTACCGTTGGGTTGCCACCGTTGCCAAATATTACCCACTGGTTTTGGGGGTGACACTTCGGGTTGAAGCGTGACGGATTCAGACCAAAAAGCAGCAAGGCTAGCTGCCAGTAAAGCAACAACAGCAGGAAAATAAACAAAGCTGAAACGAAAAGCACTGTTAATCTCGGTTCCCAGACCGTATGCGATCACAAAAAAGAGGGCGATCGCACTGAGGACAAAACCACCTAATACTTGCAGCGCCAATCGGCTCTGGAGTTGCTGCCACTGCTGCTTTAACCCTTGGTAAATTAGCGGAGCTGACCAGGCACAAAACAACAGCATACCCAGGCCAGACAGAATCACTAGGGTAAAACTGGGGGCTTGTACGGGTAAAAAAACCAGCATGGTGATCCATCCCACCAAAGCCTGGAGCACTGGATCGAACCAACCCAGCCCAGATCGGGTACCGCTATAGATCCAGGTGGTTAGCTGATTGCCGTAAACTCCTTGCCAAGCAGGTAACCAAACCACGATGCCAGCTACAGTTCCAGCGACCACCCCATAAATTCGTCCCCACAGTTTAAGCGCTGGTAACTGGAAGGGCAGATGAGATTGATTGGGCCTAGCTTTCCGCCCCGCCGAAAACCAAAATCCCAGTAATACCAAAGCCTCTGCGAATAAAGTCAGGACGAAGAAGTAATGGGTTGCCATCCCCAGCGCATTCACCCCAACCCAACTTACCCCAACTCGTAGGGGTAAAGGTTTATGAACCCGCAGCGATCGCAGCGCAACGACTAAGCAGCCCAAGGAAGCGATCACCCACAACACAGCCAGGGTATAGTGACGCGCTTCCTGAGCCAAGTAGATACCATACGGGGAAACGGCCATCACCGCTGCTGCCAGATGCCCAACTAAGCGAGATCCAAAAGCCAGCCACCCCAGACCAAACATCGCCGGAATTGAAACAGCCCCAAAGATGGCAGGGAGCGATCGCGCTGCCCAAATGGACACCAATCCCTCTTGAGCCGGAAACCATTGCAGCCACCAATGAGCCAGCACAAAATACAGAGGAGGATGAGTGCTTTCCTGCATCAAGTGCTCCAATACCGCAGCCACCCCTGTTTGTGTATCTATCTGTAAAGGTTGCAGGAGGGTATCCAGAGCGATCGCCTGATCCAGCGGAATGGTGCGAAAACTGTGCCCTAAGCTAAACACCAAAGTGGCAAATTCATCCGTCCAAACTGATTTCGAGTCAAGGCATAGGAAGCGTAGCCCTATACCCACAACCAGCCAAAACAACAGCAGTAGGAGATGCAGCCAGCGGCTGTGAAGCAAAGTTTTCAAGTGTCAGCACCCAAAGCCAGCGCTTTCAAGAATTGTAGGTCAGCCACTTAGCAGCCACTTAAATGATGAATTGCCCCCATCGATCTCAGCAACTCATCTAAGCACTTTCCTCCAAGTCAATCAGTTTCTCACAAATTTAGGTTAAGTGTCTGTTAGCAAAACACTTCTAGCAAAACGCTTCTTGGGCCGCTAGCCTGCATCTTATTTGACTTCGGTAACTCGCCAACTCAATTTCAAGTTGATCCAGAAATTCCAGAACAGCACGACTGCGATCGCGATCATTTTGGCGGCATATTGATTAACGTGAAAAACGTTATACAAACCGTTAACAATCAAAGTATTAAGAACCAAACCCAATAAACAAACCACATTGAATTTCAGCAATCGTTTGGCACGTTGTCGCCATCCCTGCTGCCGACTAGAAACGTCGCTAAAAGTCCAAGCATCATTCCAGAAAAAGTTATTAATAATGGCCAACTCCACCGAGATCGTGTTGCTTGTTGTCAGTCCTAATTGCAGCTCCTCCCGCAGCAAATAGAAGACAGACATATCGACAAACAAACCCGTTAGCCCAACAAAGCCAAACCGGATGAAGCGACCAAACGGTGACAACGCCAAACGCAGACGGCCTAGGTGACGCAAATAATCCACATACTGCTTCCAAGTAACCTTGCTCTCGCCTCCCTGCCGCTCCTGAAATACATACCCTACTTCTGCCACTCGCCCGATGCTGCCTCGGCCCAGCACTTCAATCAAAATTTTGTAACCGACAGGACTCAGCGTTTTCCCGGCGATCGCACTACGCCGTATTAAGAAGTAGCCGCTCATAGGGTCCGAAACTCGACCCACCACACCTGGTAGAATCACTAACCCAACCAACTGGGCTCCCCGTGATAGAAAACGCCGCACCACACTCCAGCTACTAACGCCACCTCCCTCCACATGGCGACTCGCTGTGGCTAGATCTGCCCCCTGCTGCGTCTCTGCAATCAGCTGGAGCAAAACCTCCGGTGGATGTTGGAGATCTCCATCAATGACACCGAGCACTTCTCCTCTAGCCACTTGCCAACCTCGAATCACCGCAGTAGACAACCCCCGCTCCTGTTGCCGCCGCATTACCCGCACCTGGGGATACTCACTCACCAGCTCTTGAGCAATCTTCCAGGTATAGTCTGGGCTATCATCATCGACCACGATCAATTCATAGTTGCCTGGTAGCACCTGATCCAGCAGCCGACTCAGCAGCTCAATCATAGCTTCGATGTTCTCACTCTCATTGAAAGTGGGAATCACCAAAGATAGATAAACCCCATGAGAGGGCGATGCTCCAGGAACCTCCAGTTGAAGAGCAGGCTCAATCTTAGACTCACTAATTGTCAAAGAGCCAGAAGGCGCTGCTAACAGGAAAAGAGATGGATCAATACTCATCTAGAAAGCCTCAGGTTGCAGAAGAGCGGGTATAAAGACGGACAGTCAAATCATCCAAAAGCATCGTGCCTGTTAAGTGCTGAGTTTGGGTTTGGCGGTACTGTTGATCCAGCACTTTTTGTACTTGCTGTTTTTCAGCCTCAGTGGTGCTAGGAGACCACACGGGTTTGGCGCTCTCTAACCAAAGCACGCGATCGTATAAAACTGGGATCGAGGCCAAACAGTTAGATGCTAAGCGAGACGTTGAAAATTCCTTACAGCTTTTCTCTGAAGTGCTTTGTCCCTCCAAAACCTTTTCTAGCGATAGTGCTAAATCGCTGCTCTTTATGGCTAGTAGCGTTACAGGAGCCTCTGGAGGGACGTAGTATGCCAAACGCATTACATGTCCCCATGCCTGAGAGTTCATCACAATTAAAGTAGATGTTGGATTGCTAGCAACTGCCTGAGGTGTAGCGGTGACAATCTCTGATAGCTCATGGAACATCGAGCGCGGCCTGAGGGTAAAGTCACCAGTACTAATACCGATGTATAAGAGCAAAACAACCGCAGCTACTGGTTGACGCCAGCTTATAGATACCTGCTCCAAGCACACTGTCAGCAGCAGTAAACATCCGGGCAGGATGACGATCATACTTCTTCCCCAACCGAAGCCCAAAGTAAACTTGCCTGCGGCAACGTCCAAACTTAAGGCTAGCAACAAGGGGAAAATTCCCAAAATCAAAGCGACTCCCAGGGGTCGCCTTTCACTCTGCTTCCAAAGCGTGGTCACTGCAACCAACAGGAAACTGATCACCACCACACCCGCAGTTGTGATGATGTTTTGCGGCAAACTGGTAACCCAATCCCCTAAAAGTAAATGCGTCCCCAAAGTATTGGCTACGTCTCCTAAATGAGCGATCGCTGCTCCCAAAAATCCAGATGGAGCATCAAAACGCCCTAAGTCAGCGTTCCGCAGTTGCTGTCTAGTCCCCCACAGCACCCAAGGAACAGTTAACAACACACTCAATCCAAAACGCAGCCCATGATGCCACCATCGCCGCCAATCTAGATAAAGCACCACTACTGCCAAAGATATTACCCAGTAGGCAAAAAGATAAAACGTCATCAGTCCAGATGTTACTGAACCGATAAATATAAGATTCCAAAAGATAGGATTGAGCTTT
This region of Trichocoleus desertorum NBK24 genomic DNA includes:
- the rplL gene encoding 50S ribosomal protein L7/L12; this translates as MSATTDQILEQLKSLTLLEAADLVKQIEEAFGVSAAAPAGGMMMMAGPGAGAPAEEAEEQTEFTVMLDEVPADKKIAVLKVVRVLTGLGLKEAKDLVEAAPKAVKENIAKGDAEDAKKQLEEAGAKVTIK
- a CDS encoding GIY-YIG nuclease family protein — translated: MTSITDIPILADLEYIPYLDDAGQVNEQFQGKVGVYAIFDQAQTLQFIGYSRDIYLSLQQHLVRRPQACYWFKVQTSDRPNRTALEAIRDAWISENGKTPVGNAEEQNLWNQPIDAKLAMTEEEQTDYREADEMTQIKLLKRVARRVEEQVLAQLRDRGVQMQIRFNPKLKETGLLDLK
- a CDS encoding YsnF/AvaK domain-containing protein; this translates as MADLDKNRDLNQGNEAHEADANRDPLSGQPGAHPVGTGIGAAGIGTVGAVVGGVIGGPVGAVIGSAVGAVAGGLVGKSAAEAVDPTVEEEYWRNNYASRPYVEPGHTYDDYQSAYRTGYEGYGRHAETGRKFDEIEPHLRSDYETRHGGKGLGWDKAKHAARDAWDKVENTVKGSGDRNSGQNLASRGDTQQVNLYEERLIADKTRVKTGEVNVGKHVETETARVSVPVEKERVVVERTTPTNAGNAVTPGEATFHEGEVARVEIYEERADIHKEAVLREEVNIRKEVDHETVQAEEQIRREELDIDRQGRGVSDRSNPLT
- a CDS encoding rhomboid family intramembrane serine protease, whose protein sequence is MKNDDKSAIARELRSHALILGSFIVCIWLLEIIDLFVFRNALNLYGIRPRSISGLWGILFAPFLHGGLGHLMANTIPFLVLGWFVMLREISDFFIVSLITILASGLGVWLFGSANSIHIGASGVVFGYFGFLVSRGYFERSMVGIAVSLLVGTLYGSLIWGVLPIRNGISWEGHLFGFLGGLLAARLLARRKKSI
- the fabG gene encoding 3-oxoacyl-[acyl-carrier-protein] reductase, translated to MEALQETASKRLQGQVAIVTGASRGIGRSVALALAAEGANVVINYASSSTAADKVVAEITAMGSDAVALQADVSKADQVDALFSAVMEKWGRIDVLVNNAGITRDTLLLRMKPEDWQAVIDLNLTGVFLCTRLASKIMLKQRSGRIVNITSVAGQMGNPGQANYSAAKAGVIGFTKTVAKELASRGVTVNAVAPGFIATDMTSGLNHTEEILKFIPLGRYGQPEEVAGLVKFLAADPAAAYITGQVMNVDGGMVMA
- the trxA gene encoding thioredoxin, with amino-acid sequence MATKKQFSNFQELLSGSELPMLVDFYAPWCGPCQVMAPILEQVNAQMKEQLRVVKINTETYPELASQYQIHALPTLVLFKDGQPIDRIEGVMQAKQIVQRLQPFISAKA
- a CDS encoding adenylate/guanylate cyclase domain-containing protein is translated as MHPQNTKAELHRLLQDRNEHPEKIAEIDAQIHAIFAETHAILVLDMSGFSRLTIRHGIIHFLAMIHRLSAIATPLMEQQKGTVIKQEADNLFAVFPTVEFAVSAAVDVLKSLAAVNSGLPDAMDLYASIGIGYGEVLLVAGKDLYGNEMNLASKLGEDLARSNEILLTESAFQQLQSTWTCEAIELSVSGLELTAYQVQFPK
- a CDS encoding glycosyltransferase — encoded protein: MKTLLHSRWLHLLLLLFWLVVGIGLRFLCLDSKSVWTDEFATLVFSLGHSFRTIPLDQAIALDTLLQPLQIDTQTGVAAVLEHLMQESTHPPLYFVLAHWWLQWFPAQEGLVSIWAARSLPAIFGAVSIPAMFGLGWLAFGSRLVGHLAAAVMAVSPYGIYLAQEARHYTLAVLWVIASLGCLVVALRSLRVHKPLPLRVGVSWVGVNALGMATHYFFVLTLFAEALVLLGFWFSAGRKARPNQSHLPFQLPALKLWGRIYGVVAGTVAGIVVWLPAWQGVYGNQLTTWIYSGTRSGLGWFDPVLQALVGWITMLVFLPVQAPSFTLVILSGLGMLLFCAWSAPLIYQGLKQQWQQLQSRLALQVLGGFVLSAIALFFVIAYGLGTEINSAFRFSFVYFPAVVALLAASLAAFWSESVTLQPEVSPPKPVGNIWQRWQPNGKTVVMIVWLVGLLSGLTVATGLGYQKTHRPDVVVQHLQQAAQSPPLIAIAHMTHGQTGRLMGLAWELKRQPITGVLANPLFLLAHQDQNPLSSAIALQQTLSQLPRPLDLWLLNFPNPDETTNLASLLAGERCIADPQHKHRTDGYRYRLYRC
- a CDS encoding glycosyltransferase; the protein is MSIDPSLFLLAAPSGSLTISESKIEPALQLEVPGASPSHGVYLSLVIPTFNESENIEAMIELLSRLLDQVLPGNYELIVVDDDSPDYTWKIAQELVSEYPQVRVMRRQQERGLSTAVIRGWQVARGEVLGVIDGDLQHPPEVLLQLIAETQQGADLATASRHVEGGGVSSWSVVRRFLSRGAQLVGLVILPGVVGRVSDPMSGYFLIRRSAIAGKTLSPVGYKILIEVLGRGSIGRVAEVGYVFQERQGGESKVTWKQYVDYLRHLGRLRLALSPFGRFIRFGFVGLTGLFVDMSVFYLLREELQLGLTTSNTISVELAIINNFFWNDAWTFSDVSSRQQGWRQRAKRLLKFNVVCLLGLVLNTLIVNGLYNVFHVNQYAAKMIAIAVVLFWNFWINLKLSWRVTEVK
- a CDS encoding glycosyltransferase family 39 protein; translation: MYKHFKVLGFKFVVSLETLLILAIAIGVLLRLLNLGSREFWYDEVLSLLLSTGQKTAYRGPKELPVVLAQYSLLLDLPPEATVKDIVKTVANLLKGLAGGEPHPPLFFLAQHLWLRLFGNGVAAVRSLGALLSVGAIASSYGLGRVLLGNRGGLLLAALLATNPFYLFHSLNVRMYGSLVLWAVLSAWSLLEIIGIEHQEANDVRPRQDQKLNPIFWNLIFIGSVTSGLMTFYLFAYWVISLAVVVLYLDWRRWWHHGLRFGLSVLLTVPWVLWGTRQQLRNADLGRFDAPSGFLGAAIAHLGDVANTLGTHLLLGDWVTSLPQNIITTAGVVVISFLLVAVTTLWKQSERRPLGVALILGIFPLLLALSLDVAAGKFTLGFGWGRSMIVILPGCLLLLTVCLEQVSISWRQPVAAVVLLLYIGISTGDFTLRPRSMFHELSEIVTATPQAVASNPTSTLIVMNSQAWGHVMRLAYYVPPEAPVTLLAIKSSDLALSLEKVLEGQSTSEKSCKEFSTSRLASNCLASIPVLYDRVLWLESAKPVWSPSTTEAEKQQVQKVLDQQYRQTQTQHLTGTMLLDDLTVRLYTRSSAT